From the genome of Pelobacter propionicus DSM 2379, one region includes:
- the rpsJ gene encoding 30S ribosomal protein S10 yields the protein MQSQKIRIRLKAYDHKLLDVSVTEIVDTAKRTGARVAGPIPLPTVINKYCVLRGPHVDKKSRDQFEIRTHKRLIDILDPTQQTVDALMKLDLAAGVDVEIKL from the coding sequence ATGCAGAGCCAGAAGATCAGAATTCGCCTTAAGGCATATGACCACAAGTTGCTTGATGTTTCTGTTACAGAGATTGTCGATACTGCAAAAAGAACTGGTGCACGTGTAGCAGGTCCGATCCCTCTGCCCACAGTGATAAACAAGTATTGTGTACTTCGTGGACCTCACGTGGATAAAAAATCAAGGGATCAGTTCGAGATCAGGACACATAAACGCCTTATCGACATCTTGGATCCGACTCAACAGACGGTTGATGCTCTTATGAAACTTGACCTGGCTGCTGGTGTTGATGTTGAAATCAAACTGTAA
- the fusA gene encoding elongation factor G, which produces MPRLATLDKYRNIGIMAHIDAGKTTTTERILYYTGVSHKIGEVHEGAATMDWMEQEQERGITITSAATTCSWRDHRINIIDTPGHVDFTIEVERSLRVLDGAVAVFCSVGGVEPQSETVWRQADKYGVPRIAFINKMDRVGADFFRGVQMIRDRLKANPLPIQIPIGKEENFKGVVDLVRMKAVIWEEEALGANYHEEEIPADLLVEAQEYRDKMIEEISSHDDTLMEKYLSGEELTEQEIMDAIRTCTIGIKFFPVICGTAFKNKGVQNLLDAVVDYMPSPLDIPAIKGLDADTGEEVERPASDDVPFSALGFKIMTDPFVGQLTFFRVYSGVINSGSYVYNSTKGKKERIGRILKMHANKREEIKEVFAGDIAAAVGLKYTTTGDTLCTEDDAVILESIEFPEPVISIAIEPKTKADQEKLGLSLQKLASEDPSFRVKTDEETGQTIISGMGELHLEIIVDRLLREFKVEANVGKPQVAYRETITKKVKVEGKFVRQSGGRGQYGHVWLEVEPQEAGKGYEFVDAIKGGVVPREYIPAVDKGIKEATENGVLAGFPVVDIKVTLIDGSYHEVDSSEMAFKIAGSMGFKEGCQKASPIILEPIVSVEVVVPDEYMGDVIGDLNSKRGRIMGMDTRAGAQIVNAMVPMASMFGYSTDLRSATQGRATYSMTFDHYEPVPKSVAEEIVAKAKG; this is translated from the coding sequence GTGCCCCGTTTAGCAACGCTTGATAAATACAGAAACATCGGCATCATGGCCCATATTGACGCGGGCAAGACTACGACAACCGAGCGTATTCTCTACTACACCGGTGTCTCGCATAAGATTGGTGAGGTTCATGAGGGCGCGGCCACCATGGACTGGATGGAGCAGGAGCAGGAGAGGGGTATTACCATTACATCCGCTGCTACTACCTGTTCGTGGCGTGACCATCGCATAAACATCATTGACACCCCCGGACATGTGGACTTCACGATCGAGGTAGAGCGCTCGCTGCGTGTGCTCGATGGCGCGGTCGCCGTATTCTGTTCTGTAGGTGGTGTTGAGCCACAGTCAGAGACTGTGTGGCGTCAAGCTGATAAATATGGCGTTCCCCGCATCGCCTTTATCAATAAGATGGATCGGGTCGGCGCGGATTTTTTTCGCGGCGTCCAGATGATCAGGGATCGCCTCAAAGCGAATCCTCTGCCGATCCAGATACCGATCGGCAAGGAAGAGAATTTCAAGGGTGTAGTTGACCTTGTGCGCATGAAAGCTGTTATATGGGAAGAAGAAGCGCTTGGTGCCAACTACCATGAGGAAGAGATTCCTGCTGATCTGCTTGTCGAAGCTCAGGAGTACCGTGACAAGATGATCGAAGAGATTTCTAGTCATGATGATACTCTCATGGAGAAGTATCTGAGTGGCGAGGAATTGACCGAGCAGGAAATCATGGACGCCATCAGAACCTGTACCATTGGCATCAAATTCTTTCCTGTTATCTGCGGCACTGCGTTTAAAAATAAGGGCGTGCAGAATTTGCTGGACGCGGTTGTTGATTATATGCCGTCCCCACTGGATATTCCTGCTATCAAAGGTCTTGATGCCGATACAGGTGAAGAAGTTGAGCGTCCTGCATCTGATGATGTGCCCTTTTCGGCCCTCGGTTTTAAGATTATGACTGACCCTTTCGTAGGTCAGCTCACTTTTTTCCGCGTGTACTCAGGTGTCATAAATTCTGGTTCGTATGTCTATAATTCCACGAAGGGCAAAAAAGAACGCATAGGTCGCATTCTGAAGATGCATGCAAACAAGCGCGAAGAGATCAAGGAAGTCTTTGCTGGAGATATTGCGGCCGCCGTTGGTCTTAAGTATACGACAACCGGTGATACGCTCTGCACCGAGGATGATGCAGTAATTCTAGAGTCAATTGAGTTCCCTGAGCCGGTAATTTCCATCGCGATTGAGCCGAAGACCAAGGCTGACCAGGAAAAGCTCGGTCTGAGTCTTCAGAAGCTTGCAAGCGAGGATCCGTCCTTCCGTGTGAAAACCGACGAGGAAACCGGACAGACTATTATTTCCGGCATGGGCGAACTGCATCTCGAAATTATCGTCGACCGACTCCTGCGAGAGTTCAAGGTCGAGGCGAACGTTGGCAAGCCGCAGGTTGCCTACCGTGAAACGATTACCAAGAAAGTCAAGGTAGAGGGTAAATTCGTCCGTCAGTCCGGTGGTCGTGGACAGTATGGCCATGTCTGGCTTGAGGTTGAGCCTCAGGAGGCTGGAAAAGGTTACGAATTTGTTGATGCCATTAAAGGTGGAGTTGTACCCCGAGAATATATACCTGCTGTTGATAAAGGAATTAAGGAAGCAACAGAGAACGGTGTTCTGGCTGGCTTCCCAGTTGTGGACATCAAGGTTACCCTCATCGATGGATCGTACCATGAGGTTGACTCTTCGGAGATGGCGTTCAAGATCGCCGGTTCAATGGGTTTCAAAGAAGGCTGCCAGAAAGCTTCCCCAATTATCCTCGAGCCTATAGTATCGGTTGAGGTTGTTGTCCCTGACGAATATATGGGTGATGTCATCGGTGACCTAAATTCGAAGCGTGGCCGGATCATGGGGATGGATACGAGAGCTGGTGCACAGATTGTGAACGCCATGGTTCCTATGGCTTCAATGTTCGGTTATTCCACCGATCTGCGCTCCGCTACCCAGGGACGTGCTACATATTCGATGACGTTTGATCACTACGAGCCGGTACCTAAGTCGGTAGCAGAAGAGATTGTAGCTAAAGCAAAAGGTTAA
- the rplC gene encoding 50S ribosomal protein L3 has product MKKGIIGKKIGMTQIFTEDGTRVPVTVIQAGPCVVTQKKTASIDGYSAVQVGFDSTPAANASKPMLGHCTKSGQGVFRYLREFKFDAASEMNLGDVLTVEQFTAGDFVDVTGTSIGKGFQGVIKRYNFRGGRASHGSRFHRAPGSIGASATPSRVFKNKKMPGQLGNTQVTMQCLQVIRVDADDNLLLIKGAIPGHRNNIVLIKNSVKA; this is encoded by the coding sequence ATGAAAAAAGGTATTATCGGAAAAAAAATTGGAATGACACAGATTTTTACGGAGGATGGGACTCGAGTTCCCGTTACCGTTATCCAGGCAGGTCCGTGTGTGGTTACGCAGAAGAAAACCGCCTCTATTGATGGGTACAGCGCCGTTCAGGTTGGCTTTGATTCCACGCCGGCTGCGAACGCTTCGAAACCGATGCTTGGCCATTGTACCAAGTCGGGCCAGGGGGTATTTAGGTATCTCAGGGAATTTAAATTTGATGCTGCGTCTGAAATGAATCTTGGGGATGTGCTGACTGTTGAGCAGTTTACAGCAGGTGATTTTGTTGATGTGACCGGCACAAGTATAGGCAAGGGGTTTCAGGGGGTTATTAAGAGATATAACTTCAGGGGCGGCCGCGCAAGCCACGGTTCTCGCTTCCATCGTGCCCCTGGTTCCATTGGAGCATCTGCCACACCTTCACGTGTTTTTAAGAATAAAAAGATGCCCGGGCAGTTGGGTAATACCCAGGTCACCATGCAGTGTCTTCAGGTGATTCGCGTAGATGCAGATGATAATCTACTTCTTATCAAGGGAGCCATACCGGGCCATCGCAACAATATTGTTCTTATCAAAAACAGTGTAAAAGCTTAA
- the tuf gene encoding elongation factor Tu: protein MAKAKFERTKPHVNIGTIGHVDHGKTTLTAAITKVLAGKGQAEFKAFDQIDNAPEERERGITIATAHVEYETDKRHYAHVDCPGHADYVKNMITGAAQMDGAILVVSAADGPMPQTREHILLARQVGVPYIVVYLNKADMVDDEELLELVELEIRELLSSYDFPGDDIPIVKGSALKALEGEKSELGEDSIIKLMDAVDSYIPDPERAVDKPFLMPVEDVFSISGRGTVATGRVERGIVKVGEEVEIVGIKATAKTTVTGVEMFRKLLDEGRAGDNIGALLRGIKREEIERGQVLAKPGSITPHTKFKAEAYILNKEEGGRHTPFFNGYRPQFYFRTTDVTGIVDLPAGTEMVMPGDNVAVTVNLITPIAMDEGLRFAIREGGRTVGAGVVSSIIE, encoded by the coding sequence ATGGCGAAGGCTAAATTTGAGCGCACCAAACCGCACGTAAACATTGGCACGATTGGTCACGTCGACCACGGCAAGACCACGTTGACTGCCGCTATCACAAAGGTGCTGGCAGGCAAGGGTCAGGCAGAGTTCAAGGCTTTCGACCAGATTGACAATGCACCTGAAGAGCGTGAGCGCGGTATTACCATTGCCACCGCACACGTGGAATATGAGACCGACAAGCGTCACTATGCCCACGTCGACTGCCCGGGCCATGCCGACTACGTCAAGAATATGATCACCGGCGCCGCTCAGATGGACGGAGCCATTCTGGTTGTTTCCGCAGCTGACGGCCCTATGCCCCAGACCCGCGAGCACATCCTGCTCGCCCGTCAGGTTGGCGTACCCTATATTGTCGTGTACCTGAACAAGGCCGACATGGTCGATGACGAGGAACTTCTTGAGTTGGTCGAGCTCGAAATCCGCGAGCTACTCTCCTCCTATGACTTTCCCGGTGACGATATTCCTATCGTTAAAGGTTCCGCCCTCAAGGCGCTAGAAGGCGAAAAGAGTGAGTTGGGCGAGGATTCCATCATCAAGCTGATGGACGCTGTTGATAGCTACATCCCCGATCCGGAGCGTGCGGTGGACAAGCCCTTCCTGATGCCGGTAGAGGATGTGTTCTCCATCTCAGGTCGTGGTACCGTTGCCACCGGTCGTGTTGAGCGCGGCATAGTCAAGGTTGGTGAGGAGGTCGAGATCGTTGGCATCAAGGCCACCGCCAAGACAACCGTCACCGGTGTGGAGATGTTCCGCAAGCTTCTCGACGAGGGTCGTGCCGGAGACAATATCGGCGCACTGCTGCGCGGTATCAAGCGCGAGGAAATCGAGCGCGGTCAAGTTCTTGCCAAGCCTGGTTCAATCACTCCGCACACCAAGTTCAAGGCTGAGGCCTATATCCTCAACAAGGAAGAGGGTGGACGTCACACCCCATTCTTCAACGGATACCGTCCCCAGTTCTATTTCCGGACAACGGACGTTACCGGTATTGTCGACCTGCCGGCAGGCACTGAAATGGTCATGCCTGGCGACAACGTGGCTGTAACCGTCAACCTGATCACTCCGATCGCCATGGATGAAGGTCTGCGCTTCGCCATCCGTGAAGGCGGCCGCACCGTTGGCGCCGGCGTCGTCAGCTCGATTATTGAATAA